One window from the genome of Brachyspira sp. SAP_772 encodes:
- a CDS encoding TatD family hydrolase, with amino-acid sequence MIDSHCHLTYISKKAKDLKDVLERANKAGIYYFVDIGVHPSDIDERLYILSDAEGVFFSMGYYPDYANENDEHTIKAFELKIKTINKKTLENRKKLIYAVGEIGLDYYHDDSNKEEQKKFFSALCNAAKNVDLPILIHSRDAFKDTFNILKEADIPKRGIFHCFSGNVEDAKNALDLGYILSFSGSCTYLKNDFLRDAAKYVPKDMFTIETDAPYLTPQKMRGRANEPAFIPYTAEVLAEVRGESVSDIMKNALINASRVLELPIDTSKYVN; translated from the coding sequence ATGATAGACAGTCATTGCCATCTTACTTATATATCCAAGAAGGCTAAAGATTTAAAAGATGTTTTAGAGAGAGCAAACAAGGCTGGAATATATTATTTTGTTGATATAGGAGTTCATCCTAGCGATATAGATGAGCGTTTATATATATTATCTGATGCTGAAGGTGTATTTTTTAGTATGGGTTATTATCCAGATTATGCTAATGAAAATGATGAACACACTATTAAGGCTTTTGAATTAAAAATAAAAACTATAAACAAAAAAACTTTAGAAAATAGAAAAAAACTTATTTATGCCGTTGGAGAGATAGGTTTAGATTATTATCATGATGATTCCAACAAAGAGGAACAAAAGAAATTCTTTAGTGCTTTATGTAATGCTGCAAAAAATGTTGATCTTCCAATACTTATTCACAGCAGAGATGCTTTCAAAGATACTTTTAATATACTTAAAGAAGCAGATATACCAAAGAGGGGAATATTTCATTGTTTTAGTGGCAATGTGGAAGATGCTAAAAATGCTTTAGATTTGGGATATATACTTTCTTTTTCTGGCTCTTGTACATATTTGAAGAATGATTTTTTAAGAGACGCTGCAAAATATGTTCCTAAGGATATGTTTACAATAGAGACAGATGCTCCGTATTTAACTCCGCAGAAGATGAGAGGAAGAGCTAATGAACCTGCCTTTATACCATATACTGCAGAAGTTTTAGCAGAGGTGAGGGGAGAGAGTGTTTCAGATATTATGAAGAATGCTTTAATTAATGCTTCGAGGGTTTTAGAGCTTCCTATTGACACTAGCAAATATGTAAATTAA
- a CDS encoding histidine triad nucleotide-binding protein codes for MSSDCIFCKIVKGEIPSNFIKENEYCVVFKDLNPKSDVHLLVVPKKHLKDITEIDNDLMGKVLDTIKEVAKENNLESFRIVNNCGENAGQSVFHLHFHVLSGSNLKDNF; via the coding sequence ATGAGCAGCGATTGCATATTTTGTAAGATTGTTAAAGGAGAAATACCTTCAAACTTTATAAAAGAAAATGAATATTGTGTTGTGTTTAAAGATTTAAATCCTAAATCTGATGTTCATTTGCTTGTTGTGCCAAAGAAACATTTAAAAGATATAACAGAAATAGATAATGATTTGATGGGAAAAGTATTAGACACTATTAAAGAGGTTGCTAAAGAAAATAATTTAGAATCTTTTAGAATAGTTAATAATTGCGGAGAGAATGCTGGTCAGAGCGTATTTCATTTGCATTTTCATGTTTTGTCTGGATCTAATTTAAAAGACAATTTTTAA
- a CDS encoding ZIP family metal transporter, with protein MIENASPVMLALFGGSITFAFTALGAGLVFFFVSEIKPKLLATMYGFAGGVMTAASFWSLLAPSIELSENTNLPNWLIPVGGFLFGAFFIWVLDKSLPHMHIVNGHEETEGAKVKLSKSILLFLAITLHNIPEGLAVGVTFGAFSIGDSGVSFNAALALALGIGLQNFPEGAAVSLPLKSTGVSKSKSFLLGAISGIVEPIAAVIGAIAVTKLTLILPIALSFSAGAMIYVVIEELVPEAVAEEHNHFGVFGFIFGFAIMMVLDVALG; from the coding sequence ATGATAGAGAATGCCTCACCAGTTATGTTAGCATTATTTGGAGGAAGTATTACATTTGCTTTTACAGCATTAGGAGCAGGGTTAGTATTTTTCTTTGTATCCGAAATAAAACCTAAACTGCTTGCTACTATGTATGGTTTTGCTGGTGGGGTAATGACAGCTGCTAGTTTTTGGTCTTTGCTTGCTCCATCTATAGAGCTATCAGAAAATACTAATTTACCAAATTGGCTTATACCTGTTGGAGGTTTTTTATTTGGTGCATTTTTTATATGGGTATTAGATAAATCATTGCCGCATATGCATATAGTTAATGGTCATGAAGAGACTGAGGGAGCTAAAGTAAAACTATCAAAAAGCATACTGCTATTTTTAGCAATTACATTACATAATATACCAGAGGGTTTAGCGGTAGGTGTAACATTTGGAGCTTTTTCTATAGGAGATAGCGGGGTGAGTTTTAATGCTGCTTTAGCTTTGGCACTTGGTATAGGTCTTCAAAACTTCCCAGAGGGAGCTGCTGTTTCTTTGCCTCTAAAAAGTACAGGCGTTTCAAAATCAAAATCTTTTTTACTTGGAGCAATATCAGGAATAGTAGAGCCTATTGCTGCTGTGATAGGTGCTATTGCTGTTACTAAACTTACATTAATACTTCCTATAGCTTTATCATTTTCTGCAGGTGCTATGATATATGTTGTTATAGAAGAATTAGTACCAGAAGCTGTTGCAGAAGAGCACAATCACTTTGGAGTATTTGGCTTTATATTCGGCTTTGCTATAATGATGGTTTTAGATGTTGCTTTGGGATAA
- the lptB gene encoding LPS export ABC transporter ATP-binding protein, which yields MFHKFLNIFKKKDKDIPSANRITVDNFFNYDKENPSEIRAVSLTKFYGKRKIIEDISYSVKQGEVVGLLGPNGAGKTTSFYITVGFVTATKGNIYLNDIDITKLHMYQRAQLGIGYLPQEASIFRKLSVEDNLLSILEYNDALTQKDRMDITDRLLEEFNITHVRKQKGYTLSGGERRRCEIARALTVNPKFILLDEPFAGVDPIAVIDIQNIIASLKEKGLGILITDHNVRETLRITDRAYIMGNGKILVQGSPEDIVSNPLARKIYLGESFSM from the coding sequence ATGTTTCATAAGTTTTTAAATATTTTTAAAAAGAAAGATAAGGATATACCCTCTGCAAATAGAATTACTGTAGACAACTTTTTTAATTATGATAAAGAAAATCCTTCAGAGATAAGAGCTGTAAGTTTAACAAAATTTTACGGTAAGAGAAAAATAATAGAAGATATTTCTTATAGTGTAAAGCAGGGTGAGGTAGTAGGGCTTTTAGGACCTAATGGTGCGGGTAAGACTACTAGTTTTTATATTACTGTTGGTTTTGTTACTGCTACTAAGGGAAATATTTATTTAAATGATATAGATATTACTAAACTTCACATGTATCAGCGTGCTCAGCTTGGCATAGGTTATTTACCGCAAGAGGCTTCTATTTTTAGAAAACTTTCTGTTGAAGACAATTTGCTTTCTATACTTGAATATAATGATGCTTTAACTCAGAAAGATAGAATGGATATTACAGATAGACTACTTGAAGAGTTTAATATTACACATGTACGAAAACAAAAAGGATATACTCTTTCAGGTGGTGAGAGAAGAAGATGCGAGATAGCAAGAGCATTAACTGTAAACCCCAAATTTATTTTATTAGATGAGCCATTTGCAGGAGTTGACCCTATAGCGGTTATTGATATACAAAATATTATAGCCTCATTAAAAGAAAAAGGGCTTGGCATATTAATAACTGACCACAATGTACGCGAAACTTTAAGGATTACAGATAGGGCATATATAATGGGTAATGGTAAAATATTAGTTCAAGGAAGCCCAGAAGATATTGTATCGAATCCTTTAGCACGTAAAATTTACTTAGGTGAATCTTTCAGTATGTGA
- a CDS encoding ferritin, producing MSIIKEDIIKLLNEQLNKELYSASLYFNMAGWCDKEGLKGCSQFLYGHFKEETTHFEKFRDFINKVGGQAIITEMKAPQSSFNSVEDLFKAILKHEEYVTSCINELVGKAMESKDHITARFLDWFIQEQLEEEELFNEILSKIKMLGNGKLEGRDLYTFDNIMADFDSKKHSSSSSDEQ from the coding sequence ATGTCTATAATAAAAGAAGATATAATTAAATTATTAAATGAACAGTTAAATAAAGAACTTTATTCTGCTAGTCTTTATTTCAATATGGCAGGCTGGTGTGATAAAGAGGGATTAAAAGGATGCAGCCAATTTTTATATGGCCATTTCAAAGAGGAAACAACTCACTTTGAAAAGTTTAGAGATTTTATTAATAAAGTTGGCGGACAGGCTATTATTACAGAGATGAAAGCTCCTCAAAGTAGTTTTAACTCTGTAGAGGATTTATTTAAAGCTATATTAAAACATGAAGAATATGTTACTTCTTGCATTAATGAATTAGTTGGAAAAGCAATGGAAAGTAAAGACCATATTACTGCAAGGTTTTTAGATTGGTTTATACAAGAACAGTTAGAAGAAGAAGAGCTATTTAATGAAATACTTAGCAAAATAAAAATGCTTGGAAATGGAAAACTAGAAGGAAGAGACCTTTATACATTTGATAACATTATGGCAGATTTTGATTCTAAAAAACATTCTAGTTCTTCTTCTGATGAACAATAA
- the lexA gene encoding transcriptional repressor LexA, which produces MTELTDKQKHILNFLQKFMNENGYPPTVKEIMVHFNFASPTAVTTHLTALEKKGYVKKTGKRARGSVPINTAEKKDNLIKIPLLTNEVKAGLLMDVSDESYEDFFPLPESIAQNENNFLMKVKGDSMIDAHIKEGDMVLVNPSNIEPQNGDIVVAKIDDNGDEEITIKRFFKEKDCIKLVAENKEYPPIIQEKVSIVGKVVGLIRLKI; this is translated from the coding sequence ATGACAGAATTAACAGACAAGCAAAAGCATATATTAAATTTTTTGCAAAAGTTTATGAATGAAAACGGATATCCTCCAACAGTAAAAGAAATAATGGTTCATTTTAATTTTGCCTCCCCTACTGCGGTAACTACACATTTAACAGCATTAGAAAAGAAAGGGTATGTAAAAAAGACAGGTAAAAGAGCAAGAGGAAGTGTGCCTATAAATACAGCAGAAAAAAAAGATAATCTTATCAAAATACCTTTGCTTACAAATGAAGTTAAGGCTGGTCTTTTAATGGATGTTTCTGATGAGTCTTATGAAGATTTTTTCCCATTACCAGAATCTATAGCTCAAAATGAAAACAATTTTCTAATGAAAGTAAAAGGCGATTCTATGATAGATGCTCATATAAAAGAAGGCGATATGGTATTAGTTAATCCTTCAAATATAGAGCCTCAAAATGGAGACATCGTAGTAGCTAAAATAGATGATAATGGTGATGAAGAGATAACTATTAAAAGATTTTTCAAAGAGAAAGACTGCATAAAATTAGTTGCTGAAAATAAAGAATATCCTCCTATCATACAGGAAAAAGTTTCTATAGTTGGTAAAGTGGTTGGACTAATAAGATTAAAAATATAA
- a CDS encoding galactose ABC transporter substrate-binding protein translates to MSKFIFSLLLFLSILSSCSSDKVNESSNKDNGVDIAVAIYRYDDSFISFMRRNIESFLKADNVKFTMTDAENDQVKQYDQIDAAIQRDVDALAVNLVDPLAANLVIEKVRPSNIPVVFFNKEPKKEDLLSYDKVWYVGTRSLESGDMQGNIVLNAWVSNPALDKNKDGKLQYVLLKGEEGHPDAEARTERVKAILEENGIVLEELEINNANWDILQAQTLMDAWIKKYENNIEFIFSNNDAMALGALKSIQKEGYNIGNGNKFIPIVGVDAIPEVIEEIKKGAILGTVLQSPKDQAKAIVDMVMNVVNNKDVVDDTGYTLDEVKAVRVPYKAITIENADDAMEAYK, encoded by the coding sequence ATGAGCAAGTTTATTTTTTCATTGCTATTATTTTTATCTATTTTATCTAGTTGTTCATCGGATAAGGTTAATGAGTCTTCTAATAAAGATAATGGTGTAGATATTGCTGTTGCTATATATAGATATGATGATAGTTTTATTTCATTTATGAGAAGGAACATTGAAAGCTTTTTAAAGGCTGATAATGTAAAGTTTACTATGACTGATGCTGAGAATGATCAAGTTAAGCAGTATGACCAAATAGATGCTGCCATACAGAGAGATGTTGATGCTCTTGCTGTTAATTTGGTTGATCCTTTAGCTGCTAATTTGGTTATAGAAAAAGTGAGACCTTCTAATATACCAGTAGTATTTTTTAATAAAGAGCCTAAAAAAGAAGATTTGTTGAGTTATGATAAGGTGTGGTATGTTGGAACTAGAAGTTTAGAATCTGGAGATATGCAAGGAAATATAGTTTTAAATGCTTGGGTTTCTAATCCTGCTTTAGATAAAAATAAAGACGGTAAATTGCAGTATGTTTTACTTAAAGGAGAAGAAGGTCACCCAGATGCTGAAGCAAGAACAGAGAGAGTTAAGGCTATATTAGAAGAAAATGGAATAGTATTGGAAGAATTAGAGATAAATAATGCTAATTGGGATATACTTCAGGCACAAACTTTAATGGATGCTTGGATAAAAAAATATGAGAATAATATTGAGTTTATATTCTCTAATAATGATGCTATGGCTTTGGGAGCTTTGAAATCTATACAAAAAGAGGGTTATAATATAGGAAATGGTAATAAATTTATACCAATAGTAGGAGTTGATGCTATACCAGAAGTTATAGAAGAGATAAAGAAAGGTGCTATACTTGGTACAGTATTACAAAGCCCTAAAGATCAGGCTAAGGCTATAGTTGATATGGTTATGAATGTTGTAAATAATAAAGATGTAGTTGATGATACTGGTTATACTTTAGATGAAGTAAAAGCTGTGAGAGTTCCATATAAAGCAATAACTATAGAAAATGCTGATGATGCTATGGAGGCTTATAAATAA
- a CDS encoding galactose ABC transporter substrate-binding protein yields the protein MGRRILNFVILLFISSSLIFTQNKKSTIGMALYRFDDNYIKYLKSYIEKNIGNKASLTILDSHNSQITQNDQIDIFLNKNVNLIAINLVNESYAQTIINKVSVRNIPIIFFNREPDLEALNSYNNVWYIGGSSENAGTAQGRVITDSWKSHANWDKNEDGKIQCVIIRGRTNSVESENRTQYMKDYLKRNNIKLDILAEVYAFDNRKTASIEMDKLMVKYSQKIEYIIANDDNMALGALDSIKKLGFNNDRRMLNYIPIVGIGGTPEYLEAIKNYSVFATVMQNPSTQAEVLSKVSLNIINNRAPLDGTTLSFDNNKYIFVPYIPITMFNLDRAIEIYK from the coding sequence ATGGGTAGGCGAATATTAAATTTTGTTATTTTATTATTTATATCATCATCTTTAATATTTACTCAGAACAAAAAAAGCACTATAGGTATGGCTTTATATAGATTTGATGATAATTATATTAAATATTTAAAAAGCTATATAGAAAAAAATATTGGTAATAAAGCTTCTCTTACTATATTAGATTCTCATAACAGTCAAATAACACAAAATGATCAAATAGATATATTCTTAAATAAAAACGTTAATCTTATAGCAATTAATTTAGTAAATGAAAGCTATGCTCAAACGATAATAAATAAAGTGAGCGTTAGAAATATACCTATTATATTTTTTAATAGAGAGCCGGATTTAGAGGCTCTTAATAGTTATAATAATGTTTGGTATATTGGAGGAAGCAGCGAGAATGCGGGTACAGCTCAAGGCAGAGTAATAACAGATAGTTGGAAGTCGCATGCTAATTGGGATAAAAATGAAGATGGAAAGATACAATGCGTAATAATAAGAGGGAGAACTAACAGCGTTGAAAGTGAGAATAGAACTCAATATATGAAAGATTATTTAAAAAGAAATAATATTAAACTTGATATATTAGCTGAGGTTTATGCTTTTGATAATAGAAAAACTGCTTCTATAGAAATGGATAAATTAATGGTTAAATATTCTCAAAAAATAGAATATATTATTGCTAATGATGATAATATGGCATTGGGAGCATTAGATTCCATTAAGAAATTAGGTTTTAACAATGATAGAAGAATGCTTAATTATATACCAATAGTAGGAATAGGCGGTACACCAGAATATTTAGAAGCTATAAAAAACTACTCTGTATTTGCTACAGTAATGCAGAACCCTTCTACACAGGCTGAAGTTTTGTCTAAGGTTTCATTAAATATAATAAATAATAGAGCTCCATTAGACGGCACAACTTTGAGTTTTGATAATAATAAATATATTTTTGTGCCTTATATACCTATAACGATGTTTAATTTAGATAGGGCTATTGAAATTTATAAATAA
- a CDS encoding Gfo/Idh/MocA family protein: MDKVNISLIGVGRMGQFHLNVMSQIDSINLTGIYDADENHLNEVANKYNIDKFKSLDEAIDNADAVIIASPTKFHFEIAKKALEKGKHVLVEKPMTETYAQAKELQEIVNKKNVILQVGHVERFNGAVQELHHIIEKPYLIEARRLAPFTPRITDVGVVFDIMIHDLDIVTSLVKKPVIRFSASGKRVRTNNEDIASALLEFEDETIATISASRITQEKIRTLAISTEDAYFILDYATQDITIHRQASSESKIKTSIGINYTQESIIERVFIHRDNPLKLEDEHFANCILGKDKRFVSVENDVNTIKLTEDILKKIKETW; encoded by the coding sequence ATGGATAAAGTAAATATTTCTCTTATAGGTGTAGGCAGAATGGGGCAATTTCACCTTAATGTTATGAGTCAAATAGATAGTATTAATTTAACAGGTATATATGATGCCGATGAAAATCATCTCAATGAAGTAGCTAATAAATATAATATTGATAAATTTAAAAGTTTAGATGAAGCTATAGATAATGCAGATGCAGTAATAATAGCAAGTCCAACGAAGTTTCATTTTGAAATAGCAAAAAAAGCATTAGAAAAAGGCAAACATGTATTAGTAGAAAAGCCCATGACAGAAACCTATGCACAAGCTAAAGAATTACAAGAGATAGTAAATAAAAAAAATGTAATACTTCAAGTAGGACACGTTGAAAGATTTAACGGAGCAGTTCAAGAGCTTCATCATATCATAGAAAAACCTTATTTAATAGAAGCAAGAAGATTGGCACCATTTACACCGCGTATCACAGATGTAGGTGTTGTATTTGATATAATGATTCATGATTTGGATATAGTAACTTCTCTTGTGAAAAAGCCTGTTATAAGATTTTCTGCAAGCGGAAAGAGAGTGAGAACAAACAACGAAGATATTGCAAGTGCTTTATTAGAGTTTGAAGATGAAACTATAGCAACAATAAGTGCAAGCAGAATCACACAAGAGAAAATTAGAACTTTAGCTATAAGTACAGAAGATGCTTATTTTATATTAGATTATGCCACTCAAGATATCACAATACACAGACAAGCAAGCAGCGAAAGCAAAATAAAAACTTCCATAGGAATTAATTATACTCAAGAATCAATTATTGAAAGAGTATTCATTCACAGAGATAATCCATTAAAATTGGAAGACGAGCATTTTGCTAATTGTATACTAGGCAAAGATAAAAGATTTGTCTCTGTGGAAAATGATGTAAATACTATAAAATTAACAGAAGATATACTTAAAAAAATTAAAGAAACTTGGTAA
- the aroC gene encoding chorismate synthase, with protein MGSVFGNNLKLSIFGESHGEAIGCVLDGFPYGINIDNNFIESEMERRRAKNNKLSTTRQESDKVEILSGILDNISTGMPIASIIKNENKRSSDYSNLKVVPRPSHSDYTAMLRYEGFNDIRGGGHFSGRLTAPLVFAGALAKLALKEKFDINIAGHIKQIYNIKDKYPNNELPSYEEFIKNYDKELSVFDDDAMEKMISTIEKAKLDMDSVGGIITAVAFNVPAGFGDPFYSSIESRIASSMFAVPAVKGVEFGIGFDFVNYKASECNDAYTIKENNNIKTIETKTNNNGGILGGISNGMPIVVNAAIKPTPSISKEQLTLNIETKEEEILTIKGRHDPCIAVRAVAVVEAALAISILDLCLDMKGKIY; from the coding sequence ATGGGAAGCGTATTTGGAAATAATTTGAAATTAAGCATATTTGGAGAATCTCACGGTGAGGCTATAGGCTGTGTATTGGATGGATTTCCTTATGGAATAAATATAGATAATAATTTTATAGAAAGTGAAATGGAGAGAAGAAGAGCTAAAAACAACAAACTCTCTACTACAAGGCAAGAAAGCGATAAAGTTGAAATATTATCAGGTATTTTAGACAATATAAGCACAGGTATGCCTATAGCTTCTATTATAAAAAACGAAAACAAAAGAAGCTCTGATTATTCTAATTTAAAAGTTGTGCCTAGACCATCTCATAGTGATTATACTGCTATGCTTAGATATGAAGGTTTTAATGATATAAGAGGAGGCGGGCATTTTTCTGGAAGGCTTACTGCTCCTTTAGTATTTGCTGGTGCTTTAGCTAAACTCGCTCTTAAAGAAAAGTTTGATATTAATATAGCAGGACACATAAAACAAATATACAATATAAAAGACAAATATCCTAATAATGAACTTCCAAGTTATGAGGAGTTTATAAAAAATTATGATAAAGAATTGAGTGTGTTTGATGATGATGCTATGGAGAAAATGATTAGCACAATAGAGAAAGCTAAACTTGATATGGACTCTGTGGGTGGAATTATAACGGCAGTTGCTTTTAATGTGCCTGCTGGATTTGGCGACCCTTTTTATTCTTCTATAGAGAGCAGAATTGCTTCGTCCATGTTTGCTGTACCTGCAGTAAAAGGTGTAGAGTTTGGAATTGGTTTTGATTTTGTAAACTACAAAGCAAGCGAGTGTAATGATGCATACACCATAAAAGAAAACAACAACATAAAAACTATAGAAACAAAAACTAACAATAATGGCGGAATATTGGGTGGTATTTCTAATGGAATGCCTATAGTTGTAAATGCGGCAATAAAGCCTACCCCTTCTATTTCTAAAGAGCAATTAACATTAAACATAGAAACAAAAGAAGAAGAAATTTTAACTATAAAAGGACGTCATGACCCTTGCATTGCTGTAAGGGCTGTTGCGGTTGTAGAAGCTGCACTTGCTATAAGCATACTTGATTTATGTTTGGACATGAAAGGAAAGATATATTAA
- a CDS encoding McrC family protein yields MNINNKIIKLKDNTKHEIHNNISEEDIISIKEISGKTISAIKDNIIIFPNSIKKSKDLEEDSRIFDIINDSIYTNNIMGFISYNNTQIKISSRFAFNDNEDYFLHYMLMKVLSLNVVNLEHNKDYDDSFDFLIYMFISFFKRALRQGLFRQYKLIKHNDSNVKGTIDINRYIKNNIPFNGKISYNTREYSYDNNITQLIRHTIEYINTKNKYILNFDNEIKDYTHQIFYSTPSYERNKRESIINKNLKQLSHPYYYEYEPLRKICIQILRHEKLKYGREDNTVYGLLFDGAWLFEEYLNSFLGKENFIHAENRNSKNGINLLNNGWRMYPDFYKLSDDNKNNIVLDAKYKRLNYSDSESIDRNDKHQIVSYAYTLNAKKAGFIYPTEIDNYKEKTSIGKLNNEYNNFNCEIHKYALKIPSKKLNGDNFNNIKDFIETMGRLEKELISKLN; encoded by the coding sequence ATGAATATCAACAATAAAATTATTAAATTAAAAGATAATACTAAACATGAAATACATAACAATATTTCAGAAGAAGATATAATCTCAATAAAAGAAATTTCAGGCAAAACTATATCAGCTATAAAAGATAATATTATCATATTTCCTAACTCTATTAAAAAAAGTAAGGACTTAGAAGAAGACAGCAGAATATTTGATATTATTAATGATAGTATATACACTAACAATATAATGGGCTTTATTAGCTACAATAATACACAAATAAAAATTTCTTCAAGATTTGCTTTCAATGATAATGAAGATTATTTTCTACATTACATGCTTATGAAAGTGCTTTCTCTTAATGTTGTTAATTTGGAGCATAATAAGGATTATGATGATTCATTTGATTTTTTAATTTATATGTTTATTAGTTTTTTTAAGAGAGCATTAAGACAGGGGCTTTTTAGGCAATATAAATTAATAAAACATAATGATTCTAATGTTAAAGGCACTATTGATATTAATAGATACATCAAAAACAATATTCCTTTCAATGGTAAAATTTCTTATAACACTAGAGAATACAGCTATGATAATAATATTACTCAATTAATAAGACACACCATAGAATATATAAACACAAAAAACAAATATATTTTGAATTTTGATAATGAAATAAAAGATTATACTCATCAAATATTTTATTCTACACCTAGCTACGAGAGAAATAAAAGAGAAAGCATTATAAATAAAAACTTAAAACAATTATCGCACCCCTACTATTATGAATATGAGCCATTAAGAAAAATATGTATTCAAATATTAAGGCATGAAAAGTTAAAGTATGGAAGAGAGGATAATACAGTATATGGTTTGTTATTTGACGGAGCATGGCTATTTGAAGAATATTTAAATAGTTTTTTAGGCAAGGAAAATTTTATTCATGCAGAAAATAGAAATTCAAAAAACGGCATTAACCTTCTTAATAATGGCTGGAGGATGTATCCAGATTTTTATAAATTATCAGACGACAATAAAAATAATATAGTTCTTGATGCTAAATACAAAAGACTTAATTATTCAGACAGTGAAAGCATAGACAGAAACGACAAACATCAAATAGTCTCTTATGCCTATACACTTAATGCCAAAAAGGCTGGATTTATTTATCCTACTGAAATTGATAATTATAAAGAAAAGACTTCTATAGGAAAGCTAAACAATGAATATAATAATTTTAATTGCGAAATACATAAATATGCTTTAAAAATTCCTTCAAAAAAATTAAACGGAGATAATTTTAATAACATAAAAGATTTCATTGAAACAATGGGGCGTTTAGAAAAAGAGTTAATCTCTAAGCTTAATTAA